Part of the Pseudodesulfovibrio hydrargyri genome is shown below.
TTAACGCGAACAACCATTCCACCTGTTTCGACTAGGTGCAAACCCATAAACGAGCTGAAATTTTGAAGAGCAACATAGAACTCATGGATCTCACCGGCCGAGTGGCGCTGGTGACCGGCGGTGCTGGCTACATAGGACGTACTTTTTGTGAGACTCTGGCCGAAGCCGGAGCGAACGTCGTGGTGCTGGACATCGACCCCGAAAGGGTCGACGAGGTGGCGGGCTATATTGCCGACCGCTTCGGGGTTTCCACCCTGGGGCTGGCCGTCGACCTCGCCGTGCAGGATGACGTTCTCGCCGTGCCTGGACGCGTTGAGGAGGCCCTTGGCGGCATGGATATTCTGGTCAACTGCGCGGGTTTCGTAGGCACCTCCAAGCTGCCGGGCTGGGGATGCGGTTTCGAAGAACAGAGCGTGGACACCTGGCGGCTCGTGGCCGAGGTGAACCTGACCGCGCCGTTCGAACTGATCCAGGCGTCCACCGACCTGCTGCGCCGGTCCGGACACGGGACGGTGATCAACATCGGCTCCATTTATGGCGTGTCCGGTCCGGACATGTCCCTTTACGAGGGGACGAGCATGGGCAACGACGCTGCCTACGCGGCCACCAAGGGCGGCCTCCTGCAACTCACCCGCTGGCTGTCCACCGTGCTCGCCCCCGAAGTCCGCGTGAACTCCATCTGCCCCGGTGGTGTTTTCCGAAACCAGGACCCGAAATTCGTGAAGCGCTATGAGAAGAATACTCCACTCGGGCGCATGGGGACTGAAGAGGACATGAAGGGCGCCCTCCTCTTTCTGGCCAGC
Proteins encoded:
- a CDS encoding SDR family oxidoreductase, encoding MKSNIELMDLTGRVALVTGGAGYIGRTFCETLAEAGANVVVLDIDPERVDEVAGYIADRFGVSTLGLAVDLAVQDDVLAVPGRVEEALGGMDILVNCAGFVGTSKLPGWGCGFEEQSVDTWRLVAEVNLTAPFELIQASTDLLRRSGHGTVINIGSIYGVSGPDMSLYEGTSMGNDAAYAATKGGLLQLTRWLSTVLAPEVRVNSICPGGVFRNQDPKFVKRYEKNTPLGRMGTEEDMKGALLFLASDLSAYVTGQNIMVDGGWTAW